A section of the Palaemon carinicauda isolate YSFRI2023 unplaced genomic scaffold, ASM3689809v2 scaffold178, whole genome shotgun sequence genome encodes:
- the LOC137635807 gene encoding WD repeat-containing protein 55 homolog isoform X1: MVWFPEACTLCYDLSTVLLNDDADEDALRAAKSSLRPWVSGFGRNAPTGCPYLLDGDMASHLFPGSSSAAVPSALAAPMIEAIRAAIPLEEDNQLSGDVSALDINVEPMDEQSEMYESELTAMTLVRDDSRLVVGSGEGVMFIFKWGDFRFHIDRYAGHPGQINCLVPIGDWMLVTRCKDGNIGAVHLNAHRFVGIVGQHKRFGVECMMSKWMGHKKHDKGFNLESSKWRNRFDFFSDIPEDGIR; this comes from the exons atggtctggttcccggaggcTTGCACCTTGTGCTACGACCTCTCAACGGTCTTGCTTAATGATGAT GCTGATGAGGATGCTCTCCGCGCCGCCAAATCCAGCCTCCGGccctgggtgtcagggtttggaagAAACGCCCCCACCGGCTGCCCTTATCTCCTTGATGGTGACATGGCCTCCCATCTTTTTCCAGGCTCCTCCTCAGCGGCGGTACCTTCAGCCCTAGCCGCTCCCATGATTGAAGCTATCAGGGCGGCTATCCCTCTGGAAGAAGATAACCAGCTCTCAGGAGACGTCTCCGCCCTGGATATCAACGTCGAACCAATGGACGAGCAG tcaGAAATGTACGAAAGCGAGCTAACTGCCATGACCCTCGTTCGCGACGATTCCCGCCTTGTGGTGGGATCCGGCGAAGGGGTCATGTTCATCTTCAAGTGGGGAGACTTCCGTTTTCACATCGATCGGTATGCCGGCCATCCCGGACAGATTAACTGTCTCGTTCCAATCGGCGACTGGATGTTGGTAACGCGATGCAAAGATGGAAACATCGG AGCTGTGCACCTCAATGCTCATAGATTTGTCGGCATTGTTGGGCAGCACAAGAGATTCGGTGTTGAG TGTATGATGTCGAAGTGGATG GGCCACAAGAAGCatgacaagggattcaaccttgAATCCTCAAAATGGCGGAACCGCTTCGATTTCTTTTCGGATATCCCCGAAGATGGAATCCGATGA
- the LOC137635807 gene encoding WD repeat-containing protein 55 homolog isoform X2 → MVWFPEACTLCYDLSTVLLNDDADEDALRAAKSSLRPWVSGFGRNAPTGCPYLLDGDMASHLFPGSSSAAVPSALAAPMIEAIRAAIPLEEDNQLSGDVSALDINVEPMDEQSEMYESELTAMTLVRDDSRLVVGSGEGVMFIFKWGDFRFHIDRYAGHPGQINCLVPIGDWMLVTRCKDGNIGAVHLNAHRFVGIVGQHKRFGVECMMSKWMVH, encoded by the exons atggtctggttcccggaggcTTGCACCTTGTGCTACGACCTCTCAACGGTCTTGCTTAATGATGAT GCTGATGAGGATGCTCTCCGCGCCGCCAAATCCAGCCTCCGGccctgggtgtcagggtttggaagAAACGCCCCCACCGGCTGCCCTTATCTCCTTGATGGTGACATGGCCTCCCATCTTTTTCCAGGCTCCTCCTCAGCGGCGGTACCTTCAGCCCTAGCCGCTCCCATGATTGAAGCTATCAGGGCGGCTATCCCTCTGGAAGAAGATAACCAGCTCTCAGGAGACGTCTCCGCCCTGGATATCAACGTCGAACCAATGGACGAGCAG tcaGAAATGTACGAAAGCGAGCTAACTGCCATGACCCTCGTTCGCGACGATTCCCGCCTTGTGGTGGGATCCGGCGAAGGGGTCATGTTCATCTTCAAGTGGGGAGACTTCCGTTTTCACATCGATCGGTATGCCGGCCATCCCGGACAGATTAACTGTCTCGTTCCAATCGGCGACTGGATGTTGGTAACGCGATGCAAAGATGGAAACATCGG AGCTGTGCACCTCAATGCTCATAGATTTGTCGGCATTGTTGGGCAGCACAAGAGATTCGGTGTTGAG TGTATGATGTCGAAGTGGATGGTACATTGA